From the Arctopsyche grandis isolate Sample6627 chromosome 2, ASM5162203v2, whole genome shotgun sequence genome, the window GCTTTGGCAGTCTTCTTGTCCCTTCAGCCAACTAGAAagaaaattattacattaaaaaaaactgataaaatcaacttacatacacacatatgtacacacatcgattttgaaaaacatataaatttatgttaggGTTAAATGATTTGCGAAAAATGAGatgaacatgtatgtatgagatgaacatacatcaattttgaatattaaacaTTAAAGTCAGAATAAAAGGAAAAGGGAGATTCGTCAATTAGAGAAATAATCATATTCTAAGTAAATTGAGAAATTATTTAACCCTTTAGATGCTGACCAATGCCGATCGGCAACAAGCCCatcagcctgaaatacgcctatcggcgttgtttttttgattacgtaaaaaataaacaagaatactacccgcgaagcctttccaggtagcattgaaaaaaaatgcattgaatatgagtcgtgtaatccgtgtcaatgtttataaagactggttgacaCTGGAATTTCGGAATTTATAATCATAGCAGAacttctcgatggaaatccctaactgctgattattttagattgtggcttggcatttagattgtgagcattacattttaacaacaatgaaaatacattcattaatagacttcttttgtttattttatattgttgcaagataagAGAGTCcaagcacacctttacaaaactcgaaatcctcggcgataATTATATTGGGTGGTGATCTAGagtttttatacctgctttctattggatttctaaataattctagttggaaatgttggcgaaattttcattgTGGCAAGCCTTGAAGTAAAAGAATCAAATGCCAAgtgaatgaaatattaaataataatatctaaatcCTAAATTAATacagttaaattttaaataaagcaCACTATTTGTTTTCATCAAAactattccacaaaaaaaatatgtatgtattattaagttttttaaaggttttattaAACTCTCGACAAAATGTCAACCTACttgtaaaatgtttaatttgatcTGTAAAGTGTTCAATTTGAAGtgtaaaatgttaaatttgatttgtaaaatgttcaatttggaGTATAAAACCTGTATATGTATTCGCTGCTGCATCCAAacctatattgtacatacatatggattattatttgaacattcatacaaatataaaaaaaattaacgcgcAACTCGACTAATAAATATaccaattataaatatacacttCTTCAAGATGGATAAGACTTAATGATAATGCGTACGATTCATAAAAATGATATCTTATGGTAAAAGATAAGTAATCATACCCTTTAACGTATATATCAGACATTTTTTCTCCGCTAAAAAAGGCATCGTCTTCAAGAACGACATCATCCGTATTCCAAATGATGACTCTTAATTCATAAGATTCGGGCTTCCTCGGAGATATGTCGATCGGTGGTCCAGGAGGCGGCAGATCCATTGGAAACATATCAACCCACATTTCTAATTTTCCACGTTCGATGCCTGTAACAAAAACCATTAATTTAAACACAATCAAAATTGGGTACTTCCGCTCATTCCATATAACAAGACAGAAGGCGAAGGGTTTTCAGCTTCGAGGAGAATATTCGAACCCTGGTCTTTTGTCTACTGCTCGGCTAATTGGAATAGAGAATAGTAATAATAGACTCTTACCAGGTTTGTCCGGATTATAGAGCGGTCTGGTTTCGATGTGCTCTGGAACCAGATGACAACCTACTCTGGTTACTTCGTTCCAGCGATGCAAGACGGACAAAGCCAATTTCTCCTCGAATTCCCTAGATCTTCCAGCTGCTGCGCTCCAACTCAACGTGCTGTCTTCTTCGGCGCTCATTTCGAAGAGTTTTTTGCCTATTCTAAGCCTGTAGGAATCGTAGATAGGTGGGTTGATTTTGGAATCTTTGCAAAGTTTTGCCAATATCTGGGTCGGCCTCATGGGGTCCCTCCACTTATTGTATCCGTGCCtgggtaaaaatatgtatatattgtataaaatagaTGATGATACGGaacatataaatatcaaatctgGGAAGCAAACTTGTATGCTTTGCTACATTGTAAACTTTAAAAATTGAACGCAACGATactaatttgattaatttaactTTACGACCAATGggtcataaaatttatatccCATTTTGGATTAGGACTTTAACGAAAGACTTGTTCAAATTAGATCCTTCAAACATCTCATATTCTATACACATACAGCATTCGAATAGCCAatgtatatttagaatattaaaTTGGGAAACCCAATTGATCGATAAGGTGTTAGCCATCTTGGCAAATATACGAGTAAAAAGGttgttaaatatacaaaatgctTAAGTGGGACATAAGGAATTTGGAGTAGAATGATGCAGATCTTTGAATCTTGATTCAAAAGTTTATACTTACTCTTCGTAGTGTCTCGACAAACCGCAAGTGGCTCGATGTTTGCTGTAGAACCTATTTTCCAAATCAATCTTGGTTTCTCCTATGACGTCGTCGGATCCCACCAGATCCCAGTCCTGGATCTTTACCGTCAGCATCGCATCTCTGGGGAATGTGGCTTCGATTTCGAAACACTTTCCGAAGACTGGGTTGAGTTGTTTTGATATGTAGTTGTCTTTATCGCTGATTTTCTTCGAGCCCAGCTGCAGGACTATGTAAGGATCTGCCTTCCCGTTCAAATCCATGGGATGTAAATCGTTTGCTTTCACAATATACACTCGGACCAGAACTCGAATAGGCTCGTTCGATGGCATGTTTTGAAACACGCCGAACTGTGGGTCGAAGCCTAAGGCAGCTCGATCTTCAGCCAACAGGTTTGTCGGCCAGCGATATACTTTGATGGCTCCCTGTAATGTTCGATTCAGTGTTATGGAaattagttaaaataaaattgacgtAGTTAGGATTTTAAAATAGTTATACATTTGAGATTATTCTTACTAATGATACTAATAAGCTGGTTGGTCAGTTCGAAATATTCGTGATAAATTTTGAATCAGTCAATTAACATAAAGGTCTCAAtacttcaaacatacatacatatatattttattatacatcaattaatcaatcacactcgtctaacagaatgctccaaagcaacgagtgtgtgaaacagattaagaatggaAGAAAGTATatgaaaatacaagtaaaaatacataaatagaagaaaagaaatagagaaaaataaataaacatgacataaaaattcTGCTAAACTGCTAAAACTAACTGAACTGTTCCAAGTGGTCGTGACCTCCGTAACCGAGGAAGTAGTGCAGCAAATGAcaagagatgtgacaaatgtcaatggcatcatccagtgaatttaagaaacgagggccacgaggaatgggatAATTGAAATAAGCCACAGTTTTtgccaaaggagtgtgaaaaaggggacgatggtgGGTCCATATCAAACTCTTCGGAGCATAAAGGCCCAACTCCGCCAGAATAGACGGGCAGGAGATAaaacctctaaatatggaaaacaataaCTTGATGAAtagcaacactcctcctgtgcaCAAGaaaagtgtagccgaccatagcCATGACGAATcgtgaaggaaataaatatgggtaaattccatattgctccttatatatAAGGCAGCCGaagaaagcgtctttggataagttcaaatatgtacctatacatatacatatgtaccaaaattaaatatgatatcAATGAATCTTTGTAAAACAGTAACTCTGCACAAGAAATTTTAAGCTAAACGGACGAATTCAGGTCAAACCTTgtagttttaatatttaaattctaaaataactAAATTCTATTAAAAGTTATATgtcttttgtattattttgattGTTATATTTTCTTACAATAATACACAATTGACCCCGTGGCCTAGTCAGTCTGCAGTATTATGTTTactagatatttacatatacgaaAGTTAGTATGAAGTCCTGTAAATTGATCATAATAACCTTAAATGAACCGACGATTCTATTCTCATCTTCTATGTCTTCTTCTGTCTTCTTCCCTCTATAAAGGTCGAATGTAAATAACCAGTCTTTGAATTCTTCGAATTCACTCTGAGACTCTAGTTCACCGGGGTAGAtctaaaaaagatttttattgaaaaattacaaaatcaatgaaatatcatttaattgtacaataaataagcATAGTTCTTACTTTGCAAATTCCAGACTTGTTTATGGTCTTGTATTTGTCGTGAAGTGGGCTAAAGCTTGTCCCCGCTTTAGAAGTGCTGGCGACCGCCCTTTGCTTATTTTTcttatcatcattatttttcattttttgtagATCTTGCTTTGCTTCCTTACCCCCTTCTATGGCCTTGTCGACGGATGCAAAATACTTCGACCACCAATCTTTGGAGCTTTCCTCGTCGTCGTCCTCTTCCTCTCCCCTagtcttcatttttttatatctgatCTTCGCAATTTTTGTATTAGTTCCGTACATCAATGGATTGTTTTTGAAGAGCAATGGACAGTTTTCTTTTTCCACCTCTATTTGTACTTTTGTCTCGGTGATACCGAAGTCAAAAAGATCCCCATCCAAATCGCACTTATGCAGCAAAGACTGTCTACGCTCTTCTGCCTCCATTTCTTTGGCAGTTTGGAATGTGTGCATGTAATTGTGGattgaatttattgtatgcGTACCCACCAGAGTGTATCTGCCAAAACTTCTGCAGTCGACAACTCTTATTGTGAGCGGTGGTCTATACAGCTCCTGTTCGGGAAGTTCGACGTCTAGGAATTTCACGGAGCAACCGAAGTTCGAGTTCTTTTGGGCGTTCTGTATTACTGACGAATAAAGTGCATCGCCACTGCACTCTATATATACTTTCGGTTTGTCTACAGCTAGAAAATGTACTCGTTTCAAATCGCGAAGTCCCCAAAATAAGACCTCAATTCTATAGTTGGCTAGAGTGGGTCTTATGTCTTCTGGAACTGGAATAACATCAGTTCCTTCGAGTGCTGGCGATAAAGGCAATACACCAGGTGGTTGTCCAGGTTCTCCAAAATCTCCTCGGTCTATTTCTAATAGTTCAAAAGTTGCTAGAAGTTCGCCTGCGTGGTTCAGTCCACGAGTTATCTCATACCATTCCAAAGAAGGAGGAAATAATGGTTTTACGTAAGGATCGTCGATTGATTTGACTATAGGCTTAGCCATAGCTCTGCCTATGAACTCGGATTTGCCCATTTGATCCTgatcaaatatttcaattatgatAATGGGTGGATCTAATTTGATATGATCCATCGATCCATATAATGTTATGTCACTGAACACAAACGATTGGTCCCAAGTAGGGCTCAGAGTCGCGTCGATAACTCTAGTCGTCTTGCAGTATTCAGCTACGATCACACGTGCAAATGGATCAGATAGGCCGGAAGCATCCGACCCTATCAAAGACCTGGCTTGGTAGATGTACGCTCTCAATtggaaattctaaaaaaaagtcaaaatatagTACAAGTTttcaacacaaattttaaacaaataaaatccaCTCACATGTTTCTCCACGTAGCAGAGATCGGTTGGGGGATTAACTTCAAGTCTTTCTATAGACAAGATTTCTCTGCATATTTGATACCCACCAGGCAATCCGTCTATGTGAAAAGGTTTATGTTCTTTTAATCCGAGCCAGATGTATATGAAAAGTTTGGTCGGGATCATCCATCCGCTAGATCCGTCAGCTTTTTTACCAGGCAGCTGAAAAAACGCACGTCAAATGTGTTTTCCAAAATTTTGCACATATTTGTCTGTGATCGACTTACCCTTAAGAACATAGTGTGGGGCTTTCCACACAGCTTTCCTCTTTCTTCTTCAATTgtagaatatataaaatgtcTGGCAAGCACCCTTTGGTATGCTAACCTTTTGCCGCCACTGATAGCCCAAATCACCACATCTGGAAGGGTACCTTGTGGCTGtaatacgaaaaatataaaattgttattgtaattattgtacaaacaatacttttatttttccatttgagAACTAAATTCTGATAACAGCATCAGACTGTCAAAAATAGTTTTGAAGGTCAAAAATATCAAAGGGACGCAATGTCCTGTTGAAATCGGAAAATCGTGATATTATTCAATCTGTAATAATTTCCGTTAAAAGCGCTGTTATCGGGTTGTATGAGCACTAGAATCATTTTATAAAAAcgatatgatttatttattttaaaaaattgactcAAAACATTCAAACATTGGTAGGTATTAGCGGTATGCTCGTTggtttaaaaaaagtatgatataaGGTTGGTGTTTGGAATCAGATTTAGGAAATGTTGATGCTATTTTGTTGTGAATCTTTTCATTGTAAATCCACAAAGACTTTATTTATAAAGGGAAGTTTAACTAAttccgtgaataatatttaaaaaatgcaagAAAACGTATTTgcatgtaaaatttttataaatgttttgcgtttaatattCTGTGACAATATGAATTTTCTTTAATGGTAAACtagttaaaaatttcatttgaaattctCGCGTACAGTGGAAAATTTCTTGATAACGTTTATAAAGTCAATTTACccaagatattaaaaataatttgcatGAAATATGCAAGGAtgctactattattatttttcaataaaataaaataaataaatacaatataagcaCTACACTAGTGGTTTCCAAACTTATTGCTACTAGGCTTCTCTTTTGAAAAAATCTAATCTTGGTGCCTCCCCGCCCttctttatttcataaaataataaacacatttttaaatgataagaATATgttagtaaaataataattgacataaaaatactattttatttttatttgggcTATATTCAATTTGACGTAAgtacatttcaaaatcaatttaGCGTAACAATATACTATGTTGGTAAAAATACTTCAATTTGTATTTGCCATAATgcctttattatacatacatacatacatactcgtacatgttTGCGACTCGTATTATAAATCGAAAAGAGCGACTTTACTTCGATAAATTCGACAATAAAGACGGAAATTAAACGaggaattcataaaaaaatacagcatttaatatgtttataatgtaaaaaacaaagaaattcaTTTTTCGTATTGTTCCCGGGCAAAGCTTTTGATGTCTAGTATAATAAAAGTTCAGTTccggaaaaaaaagtaaaaagtacaATATCAAAACgatatatgttatatttaaaagtggcggaagtcgaATATTCAGTTCtataaacactatttcagtttgacttaattcacaaattgttataacttaatttaatttgatatatccagaatattggataccagtatttttaaatttattgatttaatatttctCGATATAAAGAAAAGTCGACTTATGCCACTTCATATGTAACTTTCAATAGCAAAATTTAGTaacgaaatttaataaaaagtattcatttatttttgtgaaaattcacGCGTCgacatttatatacaataaaaaaatttcatgcaATTTCCCGCGAACTTAACAGCGTGTTTTTGTTTCGAAATGGGATTTACAggacatttgtatattttttcttatggaATTCCAATTCTTTATCCGATTTCCAATCAACCGATTCAACATTGTCCTCGAGCTCAATTGTTTCCATGCTGGAAACGATTGGACATAGGtaggttttctttttttttaaatgaaaacccCAACATATGtgcttacctacatatataaatttaataaatacacatacacacacacacactcacacacacacacgcatactTTGGCCCAAGTTGTCAGATAAAACGAATCGTCGTTGCTTTGAGTGCTTACGCGATCACACAACAAAGTGAAAATTCAACGTGCACATGTGTTAAGTTACGCTAAGCGGTTCCCAAACGATGTGCCGCGATACCCTCGGGACCTCAAACATGACCCAAACAGAGGACCGAACGTTTTACATGACCACTTAAAATGTGTTGATTTTGATCGGAAAGAATTTCGTTTTACCCATTTTGTGCTATATACAGTACCAGGACATATTACTTGGTACTCTTGCCATATTCGTaaactttcacattttttttctatttgagaACACCCTCGTCAACCGAATGCTATTTTTTTGTATGCACCCATTAGTCTTTAAATTATTTCGTTACTTCTGGtgaccatacaaaaaaaatcagacccttttttttcattatgcaaGAAATGCATCAACTGTATCGTCAAAACAGTGTTCGAGCGTCGGCTGAAGAAAACACATCTACATTGTTTTTAAGCGAAATCAATTGCcgattttagtgattttatatCACTCAGtgttgtttttgaatatttctggtgagttaaatttattttatcaaatattatttctcattctgtgtttattaaataaaaaatcgattttcaagAAAAAATGGGTGGTTCAGATATCTCAGATGATAAAAAAGCGGCCATTAAGGGACTTTTGGATTCTGAGAAGCTACCCAAACGAGAAATTTCCCAAATAATTGTAGTATTCGTCAATTCTGTGAGGCGAATAGCGAAGAAAGTTGCATTTTATGGCACCTCTTGAATCAAGAAGGGTCAAAAAATGTGGCCGCAAAAGAAAAACAACCCCCAGAATTTATCGTCAAATTGTAGCTGAGGTTCGGGAGAATAGGAAAACAacaactaacaaaaaaaaaaattgtgaccgTGGAGTCGACATATCTGGACATATCGACAATGCACGTTTGCGCGAGCAAAACATGCATTGCTATAAACCCATCAAAAACCCTCTACTGAACGACAGAATGAGAAAAGCACGGctaaaatttgccaatttcgcaaacatgtacgagtatgtatgtatgtataataaaggcATTATGGCAAATACAAATTGAAGTATTTTTACCAACATAGTATATTGTTACGCTAAAATGATTTTGAAATGTACTTACGTCAAATTGAATATAgcccaaataaaaataaaatagttttgacGATACAGTTGATGCATTTCTTGCATAATGAAAAAAAGggtctgattttttttgtatggtcaCCAGAAGTaacgaaataaattaaagaCTAATGggtgcatacaaaaaaaaagcattcagtTGTCAGGGTACtgtaattatatgtagatatcaacATATACATGCTTTCAAACTTTCACCCAATCTATCTATtcttctgtacatacatacgtatgtagtatatgtataaagatgAATGCTTTTTTCGTTTTCTCGCTTTACAAATCCTACATATTTCAATCAACTTTGGCTTACGATTTCATAATTTTCTAACTACAATTGCAGActacataaattttatgaatGTTTTACTGTTGTTTTAACTTTCACCCACCCAAGAAACTCCGGGTGACGACTCGACTAGTTATTGTGTGCAAATTGGGTGGATTGAAAAAAGGTAATTTTCGATTTCCTGTGATGAGCTTAGTGCAAATAGTTACGTCGTATCAAgaaaattttaacaatgtcctgtgggttcaaccaatcgatttatatcGCCAAAATTTTagaatagtttaatttttttaatatttaaaaaggcATCTATTGCAGATTGATTGGATCGAACATAATGAGTTTATACTGATTAGTGAGAATTTAAATTATCTGCTATGCCAGAAATTCTCATACGAAGCTCCCCACTTCATAACGACCATTTGTATGAAGGAAGCGGTCTTTcagaaaaactatttttttctaatgctgtcgtcattattttgataataaaagtAGTTGAAACATTTATTGGGTTATctatctttatttttaatacaaaaaatatcgaaaaagcaGACGAATTTCCTGAAATAAAAGCAGGCCAAAATGTCATATTTCATATGCTTTAAAAtcgattaatattttattgttaaagatttttttagaCGAAACTAATAAACACGAATTTAGAGTGTGATTTTAtaacaacaaaaacaaaaaacaaaaaagtttGCAAACTGCTGAATCGGCCaactatgtactacatatatgtacatatatagatatttaagCATACTTACATCTTCTATGAGGAATTTCAACTTGGTGAGGAACGTTTGCGCGGTCTTGTATCTGTCTTTGTACGAGCTCTTGGTCACGTTAGCCTTCAGGGATCTGCTCTTTGTGCTCAAGGTGGCCTGAAAGCGTCAAAATTTAATCACGAAACACCTCGAAATTTAAGCCACTTTGGACAAAGTCTTACGATTTTCAGCAGACACAGTTCGTTCCTTCGCTTGTCTAGCTCGGTTACAGCACCTGCCAAAGTCGAGCTTCGTCTAAGCTGCAGGAAACGACAGCATCCGTGGTGAAGATCGTTCAGAGTAGCTCTCAAGATTGCCACACCATCGTCTTCAACGGCCTCAGCCGCATTATGAAGACCCTCCTCCTGATGGAAATAGAGAAGAGTGTGAGAATTACTACCAAAGTTACAGGAACAATGTCCGCTTATAAATTTGGAAACTTTCAATGAAGGCGAATTCAACTAATGGTTCAAGCACGTATAGAATTAAAGCTACTAgcttatattacatatgcaaTACATAAACCTTGACAAATTCTAGGATATATTTTGAAGAGGGAAAGGGCATTGAGCTCGGGTCCAGCTTTGCTTTCATGTTTGATGGTGTACTGGTTATTGCATAACGCGTCATTTTTATTTGAGTTATTGGTgcagtatgtatttaatattatttacggAATGTGACTTTTgcagtatgtatttaatattatttacggAATGTGAATTGTCCTTTGACGTCTCCTACGAAACAGACGATGTTAAAATGTCATCGGTTCGTTTATTGCAAATAACCGAACGACAGACGTAAAAACCTCacttataaaatgtatacaaagaTATAAAATAACTTTGCACTTGAATGCTGTCACTTTTGCGAAGGCTTCATCTTGATAAGTCAACTATCGAAGTGACGGTATATTTACAGATTCCACGTCTTCCCTATGCAATTTCCATCATATACAGATATGTACTGTAAACAAACTAACCAGCTTCAAGTATTCATTGAAATCAAAAAGCGTGTTGCAACGCATAATAAAAGTGTAGATTTTTAtcagacaatatatgtatgtatgtacatatgtacatgtacatacatgtatgtaaggcGATCGAAAACTTCTCGgaagtttttattattcatattatttatatatacatatgtacatatataattcattgattgtaatctttatttttatttaagactTGTTTATCAGGATTTCATAACAGTGCTGTACGATACTTACATAAGTGTGATGTTTGAAATAACCTTTGCAAAAATGGATTGGGATAAATTTAAAGTGCGACTTattgtcgcattcgtgcaatgtgttataaaactgtaaggacgtaaaataatttcttaatctttttaattatttctaataaaactatacaatattattacaatataattcaatgcaaggtcttgaataatattactgtaagttttgctgtccataacatgacgttgactaTTACTTTTatgctataaaaatattaatttccatttatataaaatatataagtattccataaataaattgataatatcaacaacttgcgtattttatgttaaaattttattaatgtaaatatttcaaaatatgaaacataaactcaaaactaacaaaaaataagtcaaattctaccgaccgctatacgcacgaacaatgttgtatttctagaccaaaatgcaatgcgaaaccgAAACGAAAAGTAATTGGTCGAGTGTGGGGTGAATGCGATATGTCTCATGCTAGATtgcatactatatatatatatatatatatatatatatatatatatatatatatatatatatatatatatatatatatatatatatatatatatatatatatatatatatatatatatatatatatatatatatatatatatatatatatatatatatatatatatatatatatatatatatatatatatagtattaaattataagTTACAATGGTTTAGAAAAAGCCTGATATTTTTAGtacaaatttttataaagaCATAGCATAAATGAAAAATCATCGTTTATGAAGTCAACTTCAGTTTAAATTTCAGCAAATGATATCTTGAACTTGCGGCATATCAGCAGAAAGCATTTTAAAAGATAAGCAAGTCTTTTCATGTTGGGTGCCGAAATTACCGCAACCAATACTGATTTTTATCTTTAAGGCCCAACATGGAGCGGACATCGTATGGGGATATGGAGACAAGTTGAGTCGGAAAACATATGTTGAGAAAGTGAACGCTAAATTCAATTTTCGTTTTCATTTTCCGAAACGCCCCTAAGTGTTGCAGATggtgttataaaatataatcaaaagtaTGTACGCGTgtgctatttttttgttttctaaaaaaaataagtaagtcAATATGTAAACTTCCGGCCGCTTTCACAAATCGCTCGGTTACTTTGGGGATTAAGCGATCTTCGATGTCGTGGGAGTTTTAGCACCGACCGGGGATAATTCGCTAAAATGGAATTTATCAAAAGAGTGAAGAAGGTTTGACAGTACTATCTCTTATCTAAGTGCCGAAATTTACAGACtacagaaaaataaataaatgagggAAATGGTACGAACCGATGCGTGACGATCTGAAATGAATTGGAAAACAATTCGGAGAACTCAATAATAATTTTCGTCATTACTCAACCTTTCTTTTGGGTTTGGAAAAGgacaatttttttcatgatGGAAATTATTTCAGTATTATTTATACACAATGTACGATGTGTTTCGCGTGTGGTTAATATTAAAAACGAACTTGCCGTATAACACTTTGTGGATACATATGTGCCGAACGgtatttgaaattggcatacgtttacttttcttcatttcgataaatattttacataaaaaaattaaatactggtggcctgtaatatgtatattcagcttttccgagattctggagatcgaattaaaagtaataacaatttgtgaattaagtcaaacataaatagtgtttttggaactgaaaatttgacctctgccactttcaaaaataacagctcatatgtggcgtacatataataatacaatgttGGAATTTGGAAGGTTTCGCTCAGTCAAAGCTAAAAATTGAAGTTGAGGTTTGAAGAAAACTACGGCAATTTTTTCATCATATCCAAATATTTGGATATGATTGCAAGtgtgatttatttgtttttggttCGTGAATTTTCGCTACTATTATGGCTACtgtttgtaatttttgttaattataattttgaatgtaattataatacatatatatcgatgtTACAATAAAATTGTTATTGCCAGTTAATTGATAACTTCCCCAATACAGGTAGTGAGTATGAATCTAACGATAGAATTATAAATCCACTCTTCAATATTGTAGAAGCAAATTCGTAAATTAGTGtgctaataaatatattttttaaggtattaaaatacaacaattaaaaattagaaCGAAATCAAAGGTCTAGGCTGAAGCATAatatcttatataatttttttaaatattttcttagatatgtacatatgtcataaaaaatatgtaatttcggatatattattttttaaatgaattttcgcATGGTTTATTTAATAGAGATCCAGATATTGAACA encodes:
- the mfr gene encoding ferlin family C2 domain-containing myoferlin misfire, translated to MALEVKVKSLGIARGRRARMEFRGETKYTRMLTLEEAEADIEVNEILLWQLESPLKFSEVMFIDVRGGKWGRKRSTRFYLHLEMVAMSPGKQLYFQLLSASNSADAVQVRYPYYQRGEASLEVRYTSPEMCPSFRGPEHSRTQPEPDTQQSEDDMSSDDSRVSEEEVLLVNAKKNTDKLEEEKLADINAPSTSKGAIPKTSRSNDSKRTPFKSFKDIWKFGKRSSSNCRSSTGDEVKFVSTRLVESDPEVDTDNPHQTASHNLLTLCDQRRRIIPNMHTISQSHLKAQDFQVCLTILEARQLAGLNMDPIVCIQVGDQKKYTSVKESTNCPYYNEYFVFDFHMPPIMLFDKIITLSVLQARNMFRPNKMLGSFKLDVATAWAQPDHQFYHKWAMLTDPSDPASGAKGYLKCDISIIGKGNTVNIPPKSERDEDDIETNLLLPDGVSMERQRARFVVRVHKADGLPKMNLSVMANMKKAFTGESRDLVDPYVQVCFAGLSGSTSVQNNSYNPVWNEQIIFTDMFPPLCQRIRVQLRNQDPVKPTVIGTHYVDLKLISSDDPSAGFMPTFGPAYVHLYGSPRDYTLLDQHADLNAGLGEGVSYRARVLLSVRTELTENPDAIPANVEVEPCPPPPDYCFANEEEFLLFATVLDATMIDKNLCEKPISFELSIGNFGNVIDGYNHSTRSSSQTHEIDHRTSVTPPMKAVSHDRMHYYIPYFDRKPCMCVKSKWPNHLRRMYISNLLERLYERLEEGLHNAAEAVEDDGVAILRATLNDLHHGCCRFLQLRRSSTLAGAVTELDKRRNELCLLKIATLSTKSRSLKANVTKSSYKDRYKTAQTFLTKLKFLIEDPQGTLPDVVIWAISGGKRLAYQRVLARHFIYSTIEEERGKLCGKPHTMFLRLPGKKADGSSGWMIPTKLFIYIWLGLKEHKPFHIDGLPGGYQICREILSIERLEVNPPTDLCYVEKHNFQLRAYIYQARSLIGSDASGLSDPFARVIVAEYCKTTRVIDATLSPTWDQSFVFSDITLYGSMDHIKLDPPIIIIEIFDQDQMGKSEFIGRAMAKPIVKSIDDPYVKPLFPPSLEWYEITRGLNHAGELLATFELLEIDRGDFGEPGQPPGVLPLSPALEGTDVIPVPEDIRPTLANYRIEVLFWGLRDLKRVHFLAVDKPKVYIECSGDALYSSVIQNAQKNSNFGCSVKFLDVELPEQELYRPPLTIRVVDCRSFGRYTLVGTHTINSIHNYMHTFQTAKEMEAEERRQSLLHKCDLDGDLFDFGITETKVQIEVEKENCPLLFKNNPLMYGTNTKIAKIRYKKMKTRGEEEDDDEESSKDWWSKYFASVDKAIEGGKEAKQDLQKMKNNDDKKNKQRAVASTSKAGTSFSPLHDKYKTINKSGICKIYPGELESQSEFEEFKDWLFTFDLYRGKKTEEDIEDENRIVGSFKGAIKVYRWPTNLLAEDRAALGFDPQFGVFQNMPSNEPIRVLVRVYIVKANDLHPMDLNGKADPYIVLQLGSKKISDKDNYISKQLNPVFGKCFEIEATFPRDAMLTVKIQDWDLVGSDDVIGETKIDLENRFYSKHRATCGLSRHYEEHGYNKWRDPMRPTQILAKLCKDSKINPPIYDSYRLRIGKKLFEMSAEEDSTLSWSAAAGRSREFEEKLALSVLHRWNEVTRVGCHLVPEHIETRPLYNPDKPGIERGKLEMWVDMFPMDLPPPGPPIDISPRKPESYELRVIIWNTDDVVLEDDAFFSGEKMSDIYVKGWLKGQEDCQSTDIHYRSLTGEGNFNWRFIYPFDYLVAEKKIVISRKESLFSWDETKSKIPARLELQVWDADHFSADDFLGAMTLDLNRFPRGAKSSKLCTLDMLKTDGSVPMVNIFKQRRVKGWWPFHIKNDNDELKLTGKVEAEFHLMTKEEAENYPAGMGRNEPDPLDRPNRPDASFMWIMNPLKSIRYIVWHNYKWKILKAIAIFGMTILFLLFFYAIPGYSVKRFLGA